Genomic window (Desulforapulum autotrophicum HRM2):
CATGCGGAACAATTTCCCTTTACCTACAAACCAGAACTGGCAAAGGATCTGAAGCCCTTTCTGGAGGTGGCCCCCCCCGGAAAAAAATTAAAGGCGTATCTGGCATCCATTGACCGTCGTAAAATGGATACCAACGATTTCCTGGTTATGGTGAATCAGGGCCTGGAAAAGATCATTCGGTACAATATCCGTATGGAACCCAATGTTCAGAGCAGTGAAGAGACCCTGACCAAATTGAGTGGTTCCTGCCGGGACTCGGCCTGGCTTCTGGTTCAGGTTCTCCGACACATGGGACTTGCTGCCCGGTTTGTATCTGGCTACCTCATTCAACTGGCCCCGGACGTGAAATCCCTGGAAGGGCCGTCCGGGCCGGAAAAAGACTTCACCGATCTCCATGCCTGGACCGAGGTGTATCTGCCTGGAGCCGGATGGATAGGGCTTGATGCCACATCTGGTCTTCTCACCGGAGAGGGGCACATCCCCCTGGCCTGTACCCCTGACCCCCGGGGGGCCGCCCCGGTCACCGGTGGCCTTGAAGAATGTGAGGTGACGTTCAACCACACCATGAACATCACCCGGATACACGAAGATCCCCGTTCCACCAAACCCTATCCAGAGGAGATCTGGGAACAGATTGAAAGCCTGGGATACCGGGTGGATGAGGAGATTGCTCGAGAAAACATTACCCTGACCATGGGGGGGGAGCCCACCTTTGTCTCTGTAACGGATATGGAGGGCGATGAGTGGAACACCGGTGCCGTGGGGCCCACCAAAAAGCCCCTGTCCGTGGCCCTTCTCAAACGACTGCGTTCCCAGTGGGCTCCGGGCAGTTTGCTCCACTTTGGCCAGGGCAAGTGGTATCCTGGCGAATCTTTGCCCAGATGGGCCCTGACCTGCCTGTGGAGAAGGGATGGAAAACCGGTGTGGCGGGATGAGGCCCTTGTTGGCAACGAAGAAAAAGACTATGGGTTTGGGCCGGACCAGGCCCAAAAATTAATGAAGACCATTGCCGGAGTGCTGGGGGTGAACACACGACATATCATGCCGGCCTACGAGGATATCTTTCACTGGCTGTGGAAGGAGCAGCGCCTGCCCGTCAATGTAACCCCAGGGGATTCGAAATTGAAAAACGCCGAAGACCGTGCCCGCATGGCCCTGGTGTTTGAAAAGGGCATTGGTGAGGTTACGGGTTTTGTTCTGCCCCTGCAAAAAGGTTCGTGGAAGAGCGGTCCCTGGCACCTGAGAAATGACACCCTTTTTCTCATTCCCGGTGATTCCCCCATGGGGCTTCGTCTGCCCCTGGACTCCTTGCCCTGGGTGGCGGAAAAGGAATACCCCCATGTGGTGGAAGAAGATCCCATGGGGGGAAAAGAACCCCTGCCGGACCCGTTGACCTCGGATGCCGACAAAGAAAAAATCAAGGAATTGCTTGCGGAACGGCAATCCCAGTCCCACCTTGAAGGGGAACCCGAAGTTCAGATACGGGCCGATGTGGTGTCCCAGCCCCGGCCCTTTGCCGAGCCCAAACCCGTTGTTGGAGAGTCCGCGGCCTGGGTTATCAGAACGGCCCTTTGCATCCAGCCCCGGGGGGGACGGCTTTATGTGTTCATGCCCCCCATGGAGCGGGCCGTGGATTATTTTGAACTCATCACCGCCATTGAAGATGCCGCAGCCATCACAAAAATGCCGGTGATCATTGAAGGATATACGCCTCCCTTTGATCATCGTTTTAATCGGTTCAGCATTACCCCGGACCCCGGGGTCATGGAGGTTAATATCCATCCGGCCCACACCTGGAAGGAGATGGTGGACACCACCACGGAACTTTATGAAGCCGCCCGGCTGACGGGGCTTGGAACGGAAAAGTTCATGCTGGACGGCCGTCACAGCGGTACCGGTGGCGGCAATCACATCATCATGGGAGGCGCCACCCCTGCAGAGAGTCCCTGGTTGAAACGCCCGGATCTGCTGAGAAGTTTTCTGACCTATTGGAACAACCACCCCAGTCTTTCCTTTCTCTTTTCAGGGTTGTTCATGGGGCCCACCAGCCAGGCTCCCCGTATTGATGAGGCCCGTCATGATACGCTGTATGAGCTGGAGATCGCCTTTGATGAATTAAAGGCCCAGACCGGGAATTCGGAGCTGCCCTGTCCGCCCTGGCTGGTGGACCGGCTGTTCAGGCATCTGCTCACCGATCTTACCGGTAATACCCATAGGGCCGAGTTCTGCATTGACAAACTGTATTCGCCGGACAGTGCCACAGGCCGGCTGGGACTTGTGGAGTTTCGATCGTTTGAAATGCCCCCCCATGCCCGGATGAGCCTTGCCCAGCAGCTGCTGCTTCGCATCTGTATGGTGAAATTCTGGAAAAAGCCCTATGAAGAAAAACTGGTGCACTGGGGCACCAGCCTCCACGACCGGTTCATGCTGCCCCATTATGTATGGCAGGATTTTTGTGAGGTGCTTGATGAACTTGCCCGGGATGGTTACCCCATGACGGCTGACCATTTTCATCCCCATTTTGAGTTCCGCTTTCCCTTTGTGGGCCAGGTGACCCATGCCGGGATCGAGATGGAATTGAGGGTGGCCATGGAGCCCTGGCATGTGCTGGGTGAAGAGCCGGGCGGTGGCGGCACGGCTCGATACGTGGATTCTTCCCTGGAAAAAATGCAGGTGCTGGTGAAAAATATGACCGATTCCCGGCATAAGGTGCTCTGCAATGGACGACCCTTGCCCCTGCAGCCCACGGGTACAAAGGGGGAATTTGTGGCCGCAGTCCGGTACCGGGCCTGGCAGCCTCCGTCGTGTCTGCATCCCACCATCGGCAGCCATGCGCCACTTACCTTTGATCTGGTGGATACCTGGAGTAAACGATCCATCGGCGGATGCACTTACCACGTGGCCCACCCCGGGGGGCGCAGCTATGAGGTGTTCCCCGTTAATGCCTATGAGGCCGAAGGCCGTCGTGTTTCCCGGTTTGTCAGCTTCGGCCATACCCCGGGGCCCCTGGATCAGATACCCACTGAAGCGCCGAACAGCGCGTTTCCCCACACCCTTGATCTGCGGACCCAGGCAAAAAGATAACTAGTGTTTGAACGAAAACTCACCCATCTGACGCGTTGCTGCACAAACCTGAAATCCTCATGTACTCCAGTACACTCCGGTTTCAGCTTTGCTTGCGCCTTGCATATGGGCAAGTTTTCATCAAACACAGGTTTTCGGTCAACCACTAACTATAATTATGGTACACTCAAGATAACATCATGACATCAGATCCCCCCGATTCTCTGGAAAAACCTCTCCGGCAAGCCCCTGGACTTTTTCAGCAACAGACCGGAAGTTCTTTAGCCAAGGCAACCATGGAGGACGATACCGTTATTGCAGATCCGGTATTTCCCGGGTCGTTTCCCATGTCAGGCAGCTGCAGCGGAATCCTGAC
Coding sequences:
- a CDS encoding transglutaminase family protein; translated protein: MAIKVALHHKTDYIYDRKIQLGPQVVRLRPAPHCRTPILSYSQIIKPADHFINWQQDPFSNYLSRLNFQEKTDHFSIEVDLVAEMIIINPFDFFLEPHAEQFPFTYKPELAKDLKPFLEVAPPGKKLKAYLASIDRRKMDTNDFLVMVNQGLEKIIRYNIRMEPNVQSSEETLTKLSGSCRDSAWLLVQVLRHMGLAARFVSGYLIQLAPDVKSLEGPSGPEKDFTDLHAWTEVYLPGAGWIGLDATSGLLTGEGHIPLACTPDPRGAAPVTGGLEECEVTFNHTMNITRIHEDPRSTKPYPEEIWEQIESLGYRVDEEIARENITLTMGGEPTFVSVTDMEGDEWNTGAVGPTKKPLSVALLKRLRSQWAPGSLLHFGQGKWYPGESLPRWALTCLWRRDGKPVWRDEALVGNEEKDYGFGPDQAQKLMKTIAGVLGVNTRHIMPAYEDIFHWLWKEQRLPVNVTPGDSKLKNAEDRARMALVFEKGIGEVTGFVLPLQKGSWKSGPWHLRNDTLFLIPGDSPMGLRLPLDSLPWVAEKEYPHVVEEDPMGGKEPLPDPLTSDADKEKIKELLAERQSQSHLEGEPEVQIRADVVSQPRPFAEPKPVVGESAAWVIRTALCIQPRGGRLYVFMPPMERAVDYFELITAIEDAAAITKMPVIIEGYTPPFDHRFNRFSITPDPGVMEVNIHPAHTWKEMVDTTTELYEAARLTGLGTEKFMLDGRHSGTGGGNHIIMGGATPAESPWLKRPDLLRSFLTYWNNHPSLSFLFSGLFMGPTSQAPRIDEARHDTLYELEIAFDELKAQTGNSELPCPPWLVDRLFRHLLTDLTGNTHRAEFCIDKLYSPDSATGRLGLVEFRSFEMPPHARMSLAQQLLLRICMVKFWKKPYEEKLVHWGTSLHDRFMLPHYVWQDFCEVLDELARDGYPMTADHFHPHFEFRFPFVGQVTHAGIEMELRVAMEPWHVLGEEPGGGGTARYVDSSLEKMQVLVKNMTDSRHKVLCNGRPLPLQPTGTKGEFVAAVRYRAWQPPSCLHPTIGSHAPLTFDLVDTWSKRSIGGCTYHVAHPGGRSYEVFPVNAYEAEGRRVSRFVSFGHTPGPLDQIPTEAPNSAFPHTLDLRTQAKR